From Ramlibacter tataouinensis, the proteins below share one genomic window:
- the aroD gene encoding type I 3-dehydroquinate dehydratase has translation MQARPIALPGRAPRFPVVCAPLVARSTTQLAAEAAAVAAKGPDLLEWRVDFFEHIGDAARVLEAAEQLRRAAAGIPLLFTRRSSREGGQPITIGEEQVVDLYRAVCASGQVDLVDFEMGNAPAHVAAVREASKAAGLPLVLSFHDFQATPPADALVARFAQAQALGADVAKVAVMPKSMEDVLALLAATTQASRSLSIPVVSMSMGPLGAVTRMCGWTFGSAMTFAVGEASSAPGQMPIKDIRQAIAMLQGSQA, from the coding sequence ATGCAGGCCCGGCCGATTGCCCTGCCGGGCCGCGCGCCGCGCTTCCCGGTCGTGTGCGCACCGCTGGTGGCGCGCAGCACGACCCAGCTCGCGGCGGAGGCCGCCGCAGTCGCGGCCAAGGGGCCGGACCTGCTGGAATGGCGCGTCGACTTCTTCGAGCACATCGGCGATGCGGCCCGCGTGCTCGAGGCGGCGGAGCAGCTCAGGCGCGCCGCCGCCGGCATCCCGCTGCTGTTCACCCGCCGTTCCAGCCGCGAAGGCGGCCAGCCGATCACGATCGGCGAGGAGCAGGTGGTCGATCTCTATCGCGCGGTGTGCGCCAGCGGCCAGGTCGACCTGGTCGACTTCGAGATGGGCAATGCGCCCGCGCATGTGGCGGCGGTACGCGAAGCCTCGAAGGCCGCGGGCCTGCCGCTGGTGCTCTCCTTCCATGACTTCCAGGCGACGCCCCCGGCCGATGCGCTGGTGGCGCGCTTCGCGCAGGCCCAGGCGCTGGGCGCGGACGTGGCGAAGGTGGCCGTGATGCCCAAGAGCATGGAGGATGTGCTGGCGCTGCTGGCTGCCACTACGCAGGCCAGCCGGTCGCTGTCGATCCCGGTGGTGAGCATGTCCATGGGCCCGCTGGGGGCGGTCACGCGCATGTGCGGCTGGACCTTCGGATCCGCCATGACCTTCGCCGTGGGCGAGGCCAGCTCGGCACCCGGGCAGATGCCGATCAAGGACATCCGGCAAGCCATCGCGATGCTGCAGGGCTCGCAGGCTTGA
- a CDS encoding threo-3-hydroxy-L-aspartate ammonia-lyase, with protein MSDLPTFDDVAAAAQRLAGHAHRTPVLRSATANARHQAEFFFKCENLQRMGAFKFRGAFNALSKFTPAQRERGVIAFSSGNHAQAIALAARLLGMPAVILMPLDAPQAKIDATRGYGAEVIGFDRYKEDREALTRRVADERGMTLVPPFDHADVIAGQGTAAKELIEEVGALDLLFVPLGGGGLLSGSALSARALAPHCKVYGVEPEAGNDAQQSFRKGEIVHIPVPTTLADGAQTQHVGQLTFGVIRRNVDDVLTASDEQLVQAMRFFAERMKMVVEPTGCLGLAGALHGGLDITGKRVGVIISGGNVDLARYAQLVA; from the coding sequence ATGTCCGATCTCCCCACCTTCGATGATGTCGCCGCCGCCGCGCAGCGGCTGGCCGGCCACGCCCACCGCACGCCGGTGCTGCGTTCGGCCACGGCCAACGCGCGGCACCAGGCCGAGTTCTTCTTCAAGTGCGAGAACCTGCAGCGCATGGGCGCGTTCAAGTTCCGCGGCGCCTTCAACGCGCTGTCGAAGTTCACGCCCGCGCAGCGCGAGCGCGGCGTGATCGCGTTTTCCTCGGGCAACCATGCGCAGGCGATCGCACTGGCGGCGCGGCTGCTCGGCATGCCCGCGGTGATCCTGATGCCGCTGGACGCGCCGCAGGCCAAGATAGACGCCACGCGCGGCTATGGCGCGGAAGTCATCGGCTTCGACCGTTACAAGGAAGACCGCGAGGCGCTGACCCGGCGCGTGGCCGACGAGCGCGGCATGACCCTGGTCCCGCCCTTCGACCATGCCGACGTGATCGCCGGGCAGGGCACGGCCGCCAAGGAGCTGATCGAAGAGGTGGGCGCGCTCGACCTGCTGTTCGTGCCGCTGGGCGGCGGCGGCCTGCTGTCGGGCAGCGCGCTGTCGGCGCGGGCCCTTGCGCCGCACTGCAAGGTGTACGGCGTCGAGCCCGAGGCCGGCAATGACGCGCAGCAGTCTTTCCGCAAGGGCGAGATCGTCCACATCCCGGTGCCCACCACGCTGGCCGACGGCGCGCAGACGCAGCACGTGGGCCAGCTCACCTTCGGGGTGATCCGGCGCAACGTCGACGACGTGCTCACGGCCAGTGACGAGCAGCTGGTGCAGGCCATGCGCTTTTTTGCCGAGCGCATGAAGATGGTGGTGGAGCCGACCGGGTGCCTGGGGCTGGCGGGCGCGCTGCACGGCGGCCTGGACATCACCGGCAAGCGGGTCGGCGTGATCATCAGCGGCGGCAACGTGGACCTGGCGCGCTACGCGCAGCTGGTGGCCTGA
- the miaA gene encoding tRNA (adenosine(37)-N6)-dimethylallyltransferase MiaA, with product MAGLRETRAIALAGPTAAGKTAAALAIAREHDAEIISVDSALVFRGMDIGTAKPTAAERDALPHHLIDIRDPSQSYSAAEFTADAARLVREINARGRLALLVGGTMLYFKAFFEGLDAMPAAQPEIRARLEQDAASRGWPALHAELAQSDPVTAARLAPNDAQRIQRALEVLRATGQPISSFHGRKQGGHGPIPLFSLEPQERAWLHERIAGRFDAMLAAGFLDEVRALRARGDLHADLPSMRCVGYRQAWEALDGLWPMAQLRDKGIFATRQLAKRQLTWLRGMAERHVIACDAPDAQQQLLRQVRELP from the coding sequence ATGGCGGGCCTTCGTGAAACGCGCGCGATCGCGCTGGCGGGTCCGACCGCCGCGGGCAAGACGGCCGCGGCCCTGGCGATCGCCCGCGAGCACGACGCCGAGATCATCAGCGTCGATTCGGCGCTGGTGTTCCGCGGCATGGACATCGGCACCGCCAAGCCGACGGCGGCCGAGCGCGACGCCCTGCCGCACCACCTGATCGACATCCGCGATCCGAGCCAGAGCTACAGCGCTGCCGAGTTCACCGCCGATGCGGCGCGGCTGGTGCGCGAGATCAATGCGCGTGGCCGGCTGGCGCTGCTGGTGGGCGGCACCATGCTGTACTTCAAGGCCTTCTTCGAGGGGCTGGACGCCATGCCGGCGGCGCAGCCGGAAATCCGCGCCCGCCTCGAGCAGGACGCCGCCAGCCGGGGCTGGCCGGCGCTGCATGCGGAGCTGGCGCAGTCCGACCCGGTGACCGCCGCGCGCCTCGCGCCCAACGATGCGCAGCGCATCCAGCGTGCGCTGGAGGTGCTGCGCGCCACCGGGCAGCCGATCTCGAGCTTTCACGGCCGCAAGCAGGGCGGCCACGGGCCCATCCCGCTTTTCTCGCTCGAGCCGCAAGAGCGCGCCTGGCTGCATGAACGCATTGCCGGGCGTTTCGATGCGATGCTTGCCGCCGGTTTCCTCGACGAAGTGCGGGCGCTGCGCGCGCGGGGCGACCTGCATGCCGATCTGCCCAGCATGCGCTGCGTCGGTTACCGCCAGGCCTGGGAGGCGCTCGATGGCCTGTGGCCGATGGCGCAGCTGCGCGACAAGGGCATCTTCGCCACCCGCCAGCTCGCCAAGCGGCAGCTGACCTGGCTGCGCGGCATGGCCGAACGCCACGTGATCGCCTGCGACGCGCCGGATGCGCAGCAGCAACTGTTGCGCCAGGTACGGGAGCTGCCATGA
- a CDS encoding alpha/beta hydrolase — protein MKRRTAIAALALTAVIAVGCATLDERQRSWIFQPSNASWGNSAAQAQDMQDVWIEFDSKVTGDKVKLHGLWMAAEGRPDAPVLLYLHGAKWNVAGSAPRIRRVHGLGFSVLAIDYRGFGRSSGGLPSEDTAYEDARAAWGWLAARYPQHARYIFGHSLGGAVAIDLASQVDDERGTIVEGTFTSIPDVVSSMKWGWLPVGPLITQRFESISKVAKVGSPLLVVHGENDRLIDSELGRKLYEAAAGQKRFLLVEGASHHSTMALGLARYREALADLYSLK, from the coding sequence ATGAAACGCCGGACAGCCATCGCCGCCCTCGCCCTGACTGCCGTGATCGCCGTGGGCTGCGCCACGCTGGACGAGCGGCAGCGCAGCTGGATCTTCCAGCCCAGCAACGCGAGCTGGGGCAATTCCGCCGCGCAGGCCCAGGACATGCAGGACGTCTGGATCGAGTTCGACTCCAAGGTCACCGGCGACAAGGTGAAGCTGCATGGCCTGTGGATGGCCGCCGAGGGCCGCCCGGATGCCCCGGTGCTGCTCTACCTGCACGGCGCGAAGTGGAACGTGGCGGGCTCCGCGCCGCGTATCCGGCGCGTGCACGGCCTGGGCTTTTCGGTGCTCGCCATCGACTACCGCGGATTCGGCAGGAGCTCCGGCGGGCTGCCTTCGGAGGACACCGCCTACGAGGATGCGCGCGCCGCCTGGGGCTGGCTGGCGGCGCGCTATCCGCAGCACGCGCGCTACATCTTCGGCCATTCGCTGGGCGGCGCGGTCGCCATCGACCTCGCCTCGCAGGTCGATGACGAGCGCGGCACCATCGTCGAAGGCACCTTCACCTCCATCCCGGACGTGGTCAGCAGCATGAAGTGGGGCTGGCTACCGGTCGGCCCGCTGATCACACAGCGCTTCGAGTCGATCAGCAAGGTCGCCAAGGTCGGCTCGCCGCTGCTGGTGGTGCATGGCGAGAACGATCGCCTGATCGACAGCGAGCTCGGCCGCAAGCTCTACGAAGCCGCGGCCGGCCAGAAGCGCTTCCTGCTGGTCGAAGGCGCTTCGCACCACAGCACCATGGCGCTGGGATTGGCCAGGTACCGCGAGGCCCTCGCCGACCTCTACAGCCTGAAGTAG
- a CDS encoding multidrug effflux MFS transporter, with the protein MPAASSSADRALASAPAMSPVLVVLVLSLLLGIQPVTTDLYLPALPALTESFGAPVSQSQLTLTTLLLAFGLSQLAWGPLSDRFGRRPVLLLGLGAYTVASVGAALAGSMTLLVVWRTVQGAAIGATVMGARAIVRDLFAPEAGARALSKALTGLGVIACLCAPVGGLLTDLFGWRYALGALAVFGAATLALVATRFEETVSRKNPAALHPGTLLRTWLTVLRHPSFIAYSALSVATYAGLFTFLGSSSFIFIKVLGYTRTQYGLAMFATAFVYILGTVLCRRLLPRLGIKRSVALAGAVSLAGGTLLGVLAHAGVQSGWAILAPFLLYMLGHGVHQPCGNSGAVGPFPHAAGAASALNGFLMMLTAFAVGGWIGPRLDGTVFALTDGVWFWSVCIALVAWTLVRRHGGPS; encoded by the coding sequence ATGCCCGCTGCCTCCTCGTCCGCCGACCGCGCCCTGGCTTCCGCGCCTGCGATGTCGCCAGTTCTGGTGGTGCTGGTGCTCTCGCTGCTGCTGGGCATCCAACCGGTCACCACTGACCTCTATCTGCCGGCGCTGCCGGCGCTCACCGAAAGTTTCGGCGCACCGGTCTCGCAGTCGCAGCTGACGCTCACCACGCTGCTGCTGGCCTTCGGGCTGTCGCAGCTGGCCTGGGGGCCGCTTTCCGATCGCTTCGGGCGCCGCCCGGTCCTGCTGCTGGGCCTGGGCGCCTACACCGTCGCCTCGGTCGGCGCAGCGCTGGCCGGGTCGATGACGCTGCTGGTCGTCTGGCGCACCGTCCAGGGCGCGGCCATCGGCGCCACGGTGATGGGCGCGCGCGCCATCGTGCGCGATCTGTTCGCGCCGGAGGCCGGCGCGCGTGCGCTGTCGAAGGCGCTCACCGGCCTGGGTGTGATCGCCTGCCTGTGCGCGCCCGTCGGCGGCCTGCTGACCGACCTGTTCGGCTGGCGCTATGCGCTGGGCGCCCTGGCGGTGTTCGGCGCGGCAACGCTGGCGCTGGTGGCGACGCGCTTCGAGGAGACCGTGTCGCGCAAGAACCCGGCGGCCCTGCATCCCGGCACGCTGCTGCGGACCTGGCTCACCGTCCTGCGCCACCCGAGCTTCATCGCCTACTCGGCGCTGTCGGTGGCCACCTACGCCGGCCTGTTCACCTTCCTGGGCTCGTCGTCCTTCATATTCATCAAGGTGCTGGGCTACACCCGCACGCAGTACGGCCTGGCGATGTTTGCCACCGCCTTCGTCTACATCCTCGGCACCGTCCTGTGCCGCCGGCTGCTGCCGCGCCTGGGCATCAAGCGCTCGGTGGCGCTCGCCGGCGCGGTGTCGCTGGCGGGCGGCACGCTGCTGGGCGTGCTGGCGCATGCGGGCGTGCAAAGCGGCTGGGCGATCCTGGCGCCCTTCCTGCTGTACATGCTGGGGCACGGGGTGCACCAGCCCTGCGGCAACAGTGGCGCCGTCGGGCCCTTCCCGCACGCGGCCGGCGCCGCCTCGGCCCTGAACGGATTCCTCATGATGCTCACCGCCTTCGCCGTCGGCGGATGGATCGGCCCGCGGCTGGACGGCACGGTGTTTGCGCTCACGGATGGCGTGTGGTTCTGGAGCGTGTGCATCGCGCTGGTGGCATGGACCCTGGTCAGGCGGCATGGCGGGCCTTCGTGA
- a CDS encoding ABC transporter ATP-binding protein, translating into MSLVLAGVAKRYGEVPVFEHVTLQVARGEFVAIVGESGVGKSTLLNCMAGLDDWDGGSIHLDGEDLGAMTADERALLRRRRIGFVFQAFHVLPHLDVAQNVALPLMLLGVDAGERNERVAAMLDAVGLQELGARLPQQLSGGQLQRVAIARALVHRPSLLLADEPTGNLDPGTAAKVMELMVTQTRRQGASLVLVTHSEGAAARADRVLVLTSEGIRPHP; encoded by the coding sequence GTGAGCCTGGTGCTGGCAGGCGTGGCCAAACGCTATGGCGAGGTGCCGGTGTTCGAGCATGTGACCCTGCAGGTGGCGCGCGGCGAATTCGTTGCCATCGTGGGCGAATCGGGCGTGGGCAAGTCCACGCTGCTCAATTGCATGGCCGGCCTGGACGACTGGGACGGGGGCAGCATCCACCTGGACGGCGAGGACCTGGGCGCAATGACGGCCGATGAGCGCGCGCTGCTGCGGCGGCGCCGCATCGGCTTCGTGTTCCAGGCCTTCCACGTGCTGCCGCACCTCGACGTGGCGCAGAACGTCGCCCTGCCGCTGATGCTGCTGGGCGTGGATGCGGGCGAGCGCAACGAGCGCGTGGCGGCCATGCTTGACGCGGTCGGCCTGCAGGAGCTGGGCGCGCGCCTGCCGCAGCAGCTGTCCGGGGGCCAGTTGCAGCGCGTGGCCATCGCCCGCGCGCTGGTGCACCGCCCTTCCCTGCTGCTGGCGGATGAGCCCACCGGCAACCTCGATCCGGGCACCGCCGCCAAGGTGATGGAGCTGATGGTGACGCAAACCCGCCGCCAGGGGGCCTCGCTGGTGCTGGTGACCCACTCCGAGGGCGCCGCGGCCCGTGCCGACCGCGTGCTGGTGCTCACCAGCGAGGGGATCCGGCCGCATCCCTGA
- a CDS encoding amino acid ABC transporter permease, whose amino-acid sequence MDAPTTKVSAGQWLRANLFSTPANAFTSIVILALTVWLGSKFVNWAILNAIWGKAPLAACNALAGQGACWAVVADKWRQMLFGIYPQDEQWRPMLAVVLFCAVLVLSAFRWFWHGRRIAALWIGGSAVCAWLMAGGLGLAPVPTSLWGGLPITLMLAVYGTLLAFPLGVALAMGRRSRLPIVRAVSVVYIELVRGVPLVTVLFMASLMFALFMPEGISFDKLLRAQVAIILFNAAYIAEVVRAGLQAVPRGQFEAAEALGLGYWKTHRLVVLPQALKITIPAQVNSFIDNFKDTSLVIIVSIFDFLYAVKQAVVSDLDWRHFFVEGYLFAMAVYWVFCFAMSRYSQWLEKHLSRELRS is encoded by the coding sequence ATGGATGCACCCACCACCAAGGTTTCGGCTGGCCAGTGGCTGCGCGCCAACCTGTTCAGTACGCCGGCCAACGCCTTCACGAGCATCGTCATACTGGCGCTGACGGTCTGGCTCGGCAGCAAGTTCGTCAACTGGGCCATCCTGAATGCCATCTGGGGCAAGGCACCGCTTGCCGCCTGCAACGCGCTCGCCGGTCAAGGCGCTTGCTGGGCGGTGGTGGCCGACAAGTGGCGCCAGATGCTGTTCGGCATCTATCCGCAGGACGAACAGTGGCGCCCGATGCTCGCCGTGGTGCTGTTCTGCGCGGTGCTCGTGCTGTCGGCCTTCCGCTGGTTCTGGCACGGCCGCCGGATCGCGGCGCTGTGGATCGGCGGCAGCGCGGTGTGCGCCTGGCTGATGGCTGGCGGGCTGGGGCTGGCCCCCGTGCCGACCTCACTGTGGGGCGGCTTGCCGATCACCCTGATGCTGGCCGTCTACGGCACCTTGCTCGCGTTCCCGCTGGGCGTCGCGCTGGCGATGGGCCGGCGCTCGCGCCTGCCCATCGTGCGCGCGGTGTCGGTGGTCTACATCGAGCTGGTGCGCGGGGTGCCGCTGGTCACCGTGCTGTTCATGGCCTCCCTCATGTTTGCGCTGTTCATGCCCGAGGGCATCAGCTTCGACAAGCTGCTGCGGGCGCAGGTGGCGATCATCCTGTTCAATGCGGCCTACATCGCCGAGGTGGTGCGGGCCGGCCTGCAGGCCGTGCCGCGCGGGCAGTTCGAAGCCGCCGAGGCGCTGGGCCTGGGCTACTGGAAGACGCACCGGCTCGTCGTGCTGCCGCAGGCGCTGAAGATCACCATCCCGGCCCAGGTGAACAGCTTCATCGACAACTTCAAGGACACCTCGCTGGTCATCATCGTCTCGATCTTCGACTTTCTCTATGCCGTCAAGCAGGCCGTGGTGAGCGACCTGGACTGGCGGCACTTTTTCGTCGAAGGCTACCTGTTCGCGATGGCGGTCTACTGGGTCTTCTGCTTCGCCATGAGCCGCTACAGCCAATGGCTCGAAAAGCACCTGTCACGGGAACTCCGGTCATGA
- a CDS encoding amino acid ABC transporter ATP-binding protein produces the protein MTTLHASEIAVPPVPSAEAGDTVIRIRGLSKWFGKFQALRDITLDVRRGERIVICGPSGSGKSTLIRCLNRLEAHQAGTVVVDGVELNDSLKNIGAVRKDIGMVFQHFNLFPHLTVLENCMLAPIWARKCPRAEAEATARRFLERVRIGDQASKYPGQLSGGQQQRVAIARALCMAPNIMLFDEPTSALDPEMVKEVLDTMVELAKDGMTMLCVTHEMGFARAVADRVIFMDRGEIVEEAPPDEFFSRPKSERTRRFLDQILDR, from the coding sequence ATGACAACCCTGCACGCATCCGAAATCGCCGTTCCTCCGGTCCCCAGCGCCGAGGCCGGGGACACCGTCATCCGCATCCGCGGCCTGTCCAAGTGGTTCGGCAAGTTCCAGGCCCTGCGCGATATCACGCTGGACGTGCGCCGCGGCGAGCGCATCGTGATCTGCGGGCCTTCGGGCTCGGGCAAGTCCACCTTGATTCGCTGCTTGAACCGCCTGGAGGCCCACCAGGCGGGCACGGTGGTGGTGGACGGCGTGGAGCTCAACGACTCGCTGAAGAACATCGGCGCCGTGCGCAAGGACATCGGCATGGTGTTTCAGCATTTCAACCTCTTCCCGCACCTGACGGTGCTGGAGAACTGCATGCTGGCGCCCATCTGGGCCAGGAAATGCCCACGCGCCGAGGCCGAGGCCACGGCACGGCGCTTCCTCGAACGCGTGCGTATCGGCGACCAGGCCAGCAAGTACCCCGGGCAACTCTCGGGCGGCCAGCAGCAGCGCGTGGCCATCGCCCGCGCGCTGTGCATGGCGCCGAACATCATGCTGTTCGACGAGCCGACCTCGGCGCTCGACCCGGAAATGGTCAAGGAAGTGCTCGACACCATGGTCGAGCTCGCGAAGGACGGCATGACGATGCTGTGCGTGACGCACGAAATGGGCTTCGCCCGCGCGGTGGCCGACCGCGTGATCTTCATGGACCGCGGCGAGATCGTCGAGGAGGCCCCGCCGGACGAATTCTTCTCGCGGCCGAAGTCCGAGCGCACACGCCGCTTCCTCGACCAGATCCTGGATCGCTAG
- a CDS encoding amino acid ABC transporter permease, protein MWSSERFRRFVYQFALLLLIAAVAGYAVSNLVHNLQSRSITIGFSYLQHEAGFDISEKLIAYEPAHSYGRAFVVGLLNTLYVSACAIVVASLLGLAIGIARLSPNWLLRQLAGGYVETVRNVPLILQLLMWYGMLTELLPPVGEAWRLGFTYLSQRGLTMPWPEAHAGWSAALLGVVAAVVVSLLWSRRAQAVQVRTGKRLPVAWPSLVAFVLLPSIAWAALGAPTGFSRPELAGFDFEGGRTVSPEFITLFVGLSVYTAAFIAEIVRGGIQSVPKGQIDASEALGLSRAQRLRLVVLPQALRVIIPPLTSQYLNLTKNSSLAVAIGYPDLVSVSTTTLNQTGQAIEAIGLMMAVYLLISLAISGLMNWYNYRVRLVER, encoded by the coding sequence ATGTGGTCCTCCGAGCGCTTCCGCCGCTTCGTCTACCAGTTCGCCCTGCTGCTGCTGATCGCGGCAGTGGCGGGCTACGCCGTGTCCAACCTGGTGCACAACCTGCAAAGCCGCTCCATCACGATCGGCTTTTCCTACCTCCAGCATGAGGCCGGCTTCGACATCTCCGAGAAGCTGATCGCCTACGAACCGGCCCACAGCTACGGCCGCGCCTTCGTGGTGGGCTTGCTCAACACGCTTTACGTCTCGGCCTGCGCCATCGTGGTCGCCTCCCTGCTCGGGCTGGCCATCGGCATCGCCCGCCTCTCGCCGAACTGGCTGCTGCGCCAGCTGGCCGGCGGCTATGTCGAAACCGTGCGCAACGTGCCGCTGATCCTGCAGCTGCTGATGTGGTACGGCATGCTCACCGAGCTGCTGCCGCCGGTGGGCGAGGCCTGGCGGCTCGGGTTCACCTATCTCAGCCAGCGCGGCCTCACCATGCCCTGGCCCGAGGCGCACGCCGGCTGGTCGGCCGCGCTGTTGGGCGTGGTGGCCGCCGTCGTGGTCTCGCTGCTGTGGTCACGGCGCGCGCAGGCGGTGCAGGTCCGCACCGGCAAGCGCCTGCCGGTGGCTTGGCCCAGCCTGGTGGCCTTCGTGTTGCTGCCTTCCATTGCATGGGCCGCGCTCGGCGCGCCCACCGGGTTCTCGCGGCCCGAGCTCGCCGGCTTCGACTTCGAAGGCGGCAGGACCGTGTCGCCCGAATTCATCACCCTGTTCGTCGGGCTGTCGGTCTACACCGCCGCCTTCATCGCCGAGATCGTGCGCGGCGGCATCCAGTCCGTGCCCAAGGGACAGATCGACGCCTCGGAGGCGCTGGGCCTGTCGCGCGCGCAGCGGCTGCGCCTTGTCGTGCTGCCGCAGGCGCTACGCGTGATCATTCCGCCACTGACCAGCCAATACCTGAACCTCACCAAGAACTCCTCGCTGGCGGTGGCGATCGGCTATCCCGACCTCGTGAGCGTTTCCACCACCACGCTCAACCAGACCGGCCAGGCGATCGAGGCGATCGGCCTCATGATGGCCGTCTACCTGCTCATCTCGCTGGCCATTTCCGGGCTGATGAACTGGTACAACTACCGCGTGCGGCTGGTGGAGCGCTGA
- the mutL gene encoding DNA mismatch repair endonuclease MutL — MSAVLSPVPRRPIRELPDELISQIAAGEVVERPASVVRELVDNALDSGASQVTVRLLAGGVRLIAVEDDGCGIAREELPLALRRHATSKIASLGDLESVGTMGFRGEALAAIASVSELGLLSRTASQPSAFLLDSRSGELRPAARATGTSVEVKELFFSTPARRKFLKSDATELAHCIEAVRRHALARPDVGFAVWHEGKLLEQWRAGTPEQRLADVLGHDFIEQSVTLAYAAGPIRITGRAGVPDVARSRADQQFAYVNGRFVRDKVLAHAVRSAYEDVLHGQRQPVYVLHIEIDPARVDVNVHPTKIEVRFRDSREVHQAVRRAVENALAAPRAGGPAAPALPTEPAAEAPAPFMAWTQPGMDLSAAGHRVSDLDALWQPAAQARDGDAARDAAEPPPPALPAGDWPLGRALAQLQGIYILAENADGLVIVDMHAAHERIVYERLKRQVDASAVASQPLLIPATFAATPQEMATAEACPEALGMLGLEVAPFSAKTLAVRAVPTTLAQGDPVELTRAVLAELAQHEASTVIQRARNELLATMACHGAVRANRKLTLEEMNALLRQMEETERSDQCNHGRPTWRQLAVRDLDALFLRGR, encoded by the coding sequence GTGAGTGCCGTTCTTTCACCCGTCCCCCGCCGCCCGATTCGCGAACTTCCGGATGAGCTGATCAGCCAGATCGCGGCCGGCGAAGTGGTGGAGCGCCCGGCGTCGGTGGTGCGCGAGCTGGTGGACAACGCGCTCGATTCCGGGGCTTCGCAGGTCACCGTGCGCCTGCTGGCGGGGGGCGTGCGGCTGATCGCGGTGGAAGACGACGGCTGCGGCATCGCCCGCGAGGAGCTGCCGCTGGCGCTGCGGCGGCATGCCACCAGCAAGATCGCTTCACTGGGCGACCTGGAGTCGGTGGGCACCATGGGTTTCCGCGGCGAGGCACTGGCCGCGATCGCCTCGGTGTCGGAACTCGGCCTGTTGTCGCGCACGGCCAGCCAGCCGAGCGCCTTCCTGCTCGACAGCCGCAGCGGCGAGTTACGCCCGGCTGCCCGCGCCACCGGCACCAGCGTGGAGGTCAAGGAGCTGTTTTTCAGCACGCCGGCACGCCGCAAGTTCCTGAAATCCGACGCGACCGAACTCGCGCATTGCATCGAAGCCGTCCGGCGCCACGCCCTGGCGCGGCCCGACGTGGGCTTTGCCGTGTGGCACGAGGGCAAGCTGCTGGAGCAGTGGCGCGCCGGCACGCCCGAGCAGCGCCTGGCCGACGTGCTGGGCCACGATTTCATCGAGCAAAGCGTCACGCTGGCCTACGCCGCCGGGCCGATCCGCATCACCGGCCGCGCCGGCGTCCCGGATGTGGCCCGGTCGCGCGCCGACCAGCAGTTCGCCTATGTGAACGGCCGTTTCGTGCGCGACAAGGTGCTGGCGCACGCGGTGCGCAGCGCCTACGAGGACGTGCTGCACGGCCAGCGCCAGCCGGTCTATGTGCTGCACATCGAGATCGACCCGGCCCGGGTCGACGTCAACGTGCACCCCACCAAGATCGAAGTCCGGTTCCGCGACAGCCGCGAAGTGCACCAGGCCGTGCGGCGGGCGGTGGAGAACGCCCTGGCGGCACCCCGTGCCGGCGGCCCGGCCGCACCGGCCCTGCCGACCGAGCCCGCCGCGGAAGCGCCCGCGCCCTTCATGGCCTGGACCCAGCCAGGCATGGACCTGTCCGCCGCGGGCCATCGCGTGTCGGACCTGGACGCGCTCTGGCAGCCTGCGGCCCAGGCCCGCGATGGCGACGCCGCCCGGGACGCCGCCGAGCCGCCGCCGCCGGCACTCCCGGCGGGGGACTGGCCGCTGGGCCGCGCGCTCGCGCAGCTGCAGGGCATCTACATCCTCGCGGAGAATGCCGATGGCCTGGTGATCGTGGACATGCATGCGGCGCACGAGCGCATCGTGTATGAGCGGCTCAAGCGCCAGGTGGACGCCAGCGCCGTCGCCAGCCAGCCGTTGCTGATCCCGGCCACCTTCGCGGCCACGCCGCAGGAAATGGCGACCGCCGAAGCATGCCCGGAAGCGCTGGGCATGCTGGGGCTGGAGGTGGCGCCGTTCTCGGCGAAGACGCTGGCGGTGCGCGCCGTGCCGACCACCCTGGCGCAGGGCGACCCGGTGGAACTGACCCGCGCCGTGCTGGCCGAGCTGGCTCAGCACGAGGCGTCCACCGTGATCCAGCGCGCCCGCAACGAGCTGCTCGCCACCATGGCCTGCCACGGCGCGGTGCGCGCCAACCGCAAGCTGACGCTGGAAGAGATGAATGCGCTCTTGCGGCAGATGGAGGAAACGGAGCGCTCCGACCAGTGCAACCACGGCCGGCCCACCTGGCGCCAGCTCGCCGTGCGTGACCTGGACGCGCTTTTCCTGCGCGGACGCTGA